In Chitinophagaceae bacterium, one genomic interval encodes:
- a CDS encoding succinate dehydrogenase/fumarate reductase iron-sulfur subunit produces MNLTLKVWRQKNTEVRGDFITYTISDVSPDISFLEMLDILNLQIEKRGEEPIHFDHDCREGICGACSLYINGKPHGPLQTTTCQLHMRSFKNNEVIWVEPWRAKAFPVIRDLVVNRGAFDRIIQAGGYISVNTGGVPDANTIPISQNIAEQSMDAASCIGCGACVAACKNASAMLFVAAKTTHLGLLPQGMVEQKQRVEKMVAQMDEEGFGACTNTGACAAECPKQIPLTTIAKLNRDYISTKLSSQNM; encoded by the coding sequence ATGAATCTTACACTAAAGGTATGGAGACAAAAAAATACTGAAGTAAGAGGAGATTTTATCACCTATACTATTTCAGATGTATCTCCAGATATCTCTTTTTTAGAGATGTTAGATATTCTTAACTTACAAATCGAAAAACGAGGAGAAGAACCAATTCATTTCGATCATGACTGTAGAGAAGGAATTTGTGGAGCATGCAGCCTTTACATAAATGGAAAACCTCATGGACCTTTACAAACAACAACTTGTCAACTCCACATGAGAAGTTTTAAAAATAACGAAGTTATATGGGTAGAGCCATGGAGAGCAAAAGCATTCCCCGTGATAAGAGACCTCGTAGTAAACAGAGGAGCATTTGATAGAATTATTCAAGCAGGAGGATATATTTCTGTAAATACTGGTGGTGTCCCTGATGCAAATACTATACCTATATCTCAAAATATTGCGGAACAATCTATGGATGCTGCCTCTTGTATTGGATGCGGTGCCTGTGTAGCTGCTTGTAAAAATGCTTCTGCAATGCTCTTTGTAGCTGCAAAAACAACTCATTTGGGACTGTTACCACAAGGAATGGTAGAACAAAAACAGAGAGTAGAAAAAATGGTTGCTCAAATGGATGAAGAAGGTTTTGGAGCATGCACTAATACGGGAGCCTGCGCAGCGGAATGCCCAAAACAAATCCCGCTCACCACTATCGCAAAACTAAATAGAGACTACATAAGTACAAAACTCTCTTCTCAAAATATGTAA